TTTCGTTTGCCCTGGACGCCGGTATCTCTCGGCGCCCTGATAGCTCTCGTCTAACGGTAAAGGAGTGACAATGTCGAGTCTGGAAGACTGTGAAGCGGCTGCCGAGCAGCTGTGGCCATTCCTCGATGGAGCGTTACCCCAAGGCGAGAAAGAGCGCGTCGTCAGGCATCTTCAGACCTGCGTCAATTGTACATCGCACCTCGATTTCGCCCGTTTGTTCCTGGAGGCGGTGCACGACGTGTCGGCGTCAGCAGGCGAATATGATCTGGTGCGAGGACGAGTCATCAAGGCTCTTGTCGCAGAAGGGTTCGCGGCGCCTGCATGATGTTCCTGCTCGCGTTCCTCGGCGGGGTTCTCACCATCGCCAGCCCGTGTATTCTGCCTGTCATTCCCCTGGTGTTCGCGCGGGCGAGTGATGGTACCCGGCGAAATACGTTGCCGTTGCTGGCGGGCCTGGCAAGCGCCTTCACGCTGACGGCGACAATTGCCGCACTCGCAATCAACTGGCTCGTAATTGCGAGCGAATGGGGTCGCTATGCCGCTCTCGCCATCATGGCGGTGGCAGGGCTCGCCCTTATCTCGCCTCGAATCGCGGAATTTGTCTCGCGGCCGGCAACCAGGATGGGCGCCGCGTTAGCTGATTCCCGCAGCGGGGATCGTTTGCCGGTCGCCGCGAATCTGGTGGCTGGCGCGGCCATCGGACTGCTTTGGGCCCCGTGCGCCGGTCCGATCCTCGGGCTGCTCATCGTGGGCGCCGCGGGAATGAGCGTTACCCACTCGTCTCTCCTCTTTCTGACCTTTGCCATTGGAGCTGTCATGTCTCTTGCATTCGTACTATCCGCAGGCGCTCGTCTTCGCGCCCGCATGGCGCGGGCCGGCCGCGGTGAATCCATACTTCGGCGAGGCCTGGGCGTCGCGACAGTCGTCACGGTGGCGGCGATTTTCCTTGGATGGGACAGCGCAATCTTCGCGAAGCTGGGTGTCGTGCAGACCGCATCCGCTGAAGAGGCCCTCGTTCGGCGACTCACCGGCAAGGCCACCGCCCGGCCGGACGCGGGTATGTCCCTCGATGAGTTTGCGGCCGAAGATGAGTCGGCACTGCTTCCATTGGCGGACGGAGTGCTTCAACCATTCACCGGCGCCACTGAATGGATCAACTCGCCGCCAATTACCCGGGAATCGCTCCGCGGGAAGGTCGTGATGATCTGGTTCTGGACGTACGAATGCTACAACTGCCTCAACGCGCTTCCGCACGTCAAGAAGCTGGAGGCAAAGTATCGCGACAAGGGACTTGTAGTAATCAGTGTGCACACGCCGGAACTGCCGCGTGAGCGAATAGTCGCGAACGTGCGCCGGGAAGTGAAAGAGCTTGGCATCACCTATCCAGTAGTCGTCGACAACGACTTCAAGATCTGGAACTCATACAAAAATCACTACTGGCCCGCGGCTTATTACGCCGATGCGACGGGGAAGCTGCGCTTTCATCATTTTGGCGAAGGGCGATATGAGGAGCAGGACAAGGTCGTTGCGAAGCTTCTTGCGGAGGCGGCGGCGTACCGCGGGGTGCGCTGAGGGCGTAACAGGGATGGACTTCCGCTGCGCGGTGTGCAGCAATACCATGCTGCAGTCAGGATCGCGACCCTTCTCTTTCCCTCCCTGCCATGTCCTGGTTCACATCAGTCGGCGCACTGCTCGCGGTAGCCGTCATGTCTTCGGCGCTCGATGCACAGGGCCAGAACCCGATCAACCTGTGGTCGGTTCCCCTGACGTCGAGCGGCGGGCGGCTGATTGCCGGCAATCCCGTGAAGCTGACTCACGACGACGGCATCAACAGCCAGCCGTCGTTTACGCCCGATGGGCGCGCGATAGTCTTCAGCGCTACCCGTGACACCGGGTCAACCGCACGGAGCGAAATCTACAGGTATCATTTTGCCACTGGCAGGGAAAGCCGCGTCACCCGAACTCCGGAGAATGAAAATTCACCGACGGTGAACTCGCGTGGTGAGTATATGGCCCTCCGGTGGGTACCTGCGACCCTGTTCAGGGAGTACGGGCCGTGGGTGTACGCTCCGGATGGAAGACCGCGACGGGGTGTGCTGCCCGGCGCTGACACCACCGGTTACTACACACCCGTGGGTAGCGGCCGATACATTCTTACGCGGCCTAAATCCCGAACGTTCACGGTTGCAATGTTCGACTCCGCCGCCGGTGCAATCGTGGATCTGGACAGCGGTGTTCCGGCTTTGCCGGCGCAGCGAATCCCCAGAAACACCGCTATCAGTTACGTAGTGCTGGACTCCGCGTCGGCCCGGCATGAGCTTCGCCGGTACGACCTCGTAACGCGCCGCAGAACCTCGCTTGGGCGGACTGTGCCGGGCCGGACGACTCACGCATGGTTGCCCAACGGCGGAACGGTACTGATGGCGAAAGGCAGCACTCTTTATTCGCGGCGCGCCGGTGCAACAGGGCGCGATACAGCGTGGAGTGTGGTCGCCACCTTCAGCACCCCCGAGTTGCGTCATACATCCGCTTACGCGATAAGTCCCGACGGCACGCGTTTGATCATGACCTCCCCGAAACGACCGCCGCTCGCCGTTGTCGTCCGCGACTCTCTGGAATCCGGCCGCTCGGCGATAGACATCACGCCGGTGGTGCTTGCATGGCGCGCCGCCGGGCGGCTCGGGGACTACGACGTGAACGAGAGCGCGCTTAGCGCGCTCGGGGATGTGTGGCTCGGGCGGCGACTGATGTCCGACGCTGTTGCGCTTCACTCGCTGACCGCCGATCTGTTCCCGTCTTCCCACCGCGCGGCCGGCCGCCTCGGCGATGCGCAGGCAGCGGCGGGAGACAGGGCTGGAGCGGCTGTGTCGTACCGACGGGCATTGACCCTCAATCCGCGCGCAACCGACGAAGATCGCAAAGCCGCAGACAGCATTGATCAGCGCCTTAAGGAGCTGCGCTAGCCAGTCTGGTTGAGCATGGGGTCAGTCCATTGACACCCCCGAGGGCAGAGTCAGTCGGGATCACCGTTGCAGAGGCGCGGAGCCAGTCCGATGACTGTGGGGATCCGACGATGAGGATCAATGTAGAAGCGGGCGTTACGAATACAGAATGCTCGCGGCAATTCGCTCGGCCGGAATCATTGGAATCGATGCCTACGATGTCACCGTCGAGGTAGACGCGGCTGCCGGGCTTCCCCAATGGACCATCGTAGGACTGCCACTCGGAGCCGTCAAGGAAAGCCGTGAGCGCGTCGGCGCTGCGCTCGTAAATTCAGGATTCACTCTTCCGCCCAGACGGATCACAATCAATCTAGCCCCCGCCGATGTAAAAAAGGATGGGACCGCATATGATTTGCCAATTGCGGTCGGCCTGCTCGTGGCCACCGGGCAACTTCCACCTCAAGCGACGGATCGCAGGATCTTTGTCGGTGAACTCGGGCTCGATGGTTCGCTCCGCGCCGTAAAGGGTGCGCTGTCTATTGCTCGCAAGACGGCAGCAGCCGCAAGCCCGCATGAGCTTGTGATTCCACGCCCCAATCTCGATGAGGCTGGTCGAGTCAGTTCAATCCGTCTCTCAGCACCC
This genomic window from Gemmatimonadaceae bacterium contains:
- a CDS encoding zf-HC2 domain-containing protein, coding for MSSLEDCEAAAEQLWPFLDGALPQGEKERVVRHLQTCVNCTSHLDFARLFLEAVHDVSASAGEYDLVRGRVIKALVAEGFAAPA
- a CDS encoding cytochrome c biogenesis protein/redoxin; this translates as MMFLLAFLGGVLTIASPCILPVIPLVFARASDGTRRNTLPLLAGLASAFTLTATIAALAINWLVIASEWGRYAALAIMAVAGLALISPRIAEFVSRPATRMGAALADSRSGDRLPVAANLVAGAAIGLLWAPCAGPILGLLIVGAAGMSVTHSSLLFLTFAIGAVMSLAFVLSAGARLRARMARAGRGESILRRGLGVATVVTVAAIFLGWDSAIFAKLGVVQTASAEEALVRRLTGKATARPDAGMSLDEFAAEDESALLPLADGVLQPFTGATEWINSPPITRESLRGKVVMIWFWTYECYNCLNALPHVKKLEAKYRDKGLVVISVHTPELPRERIVANVRREVKELGITYPVVVDNDFKIWNSYKNHYWPAAYYADATGKLRFHHFGEGRYEEQDKVVAKLLAEAAAYRGVR